From the genome of Alcanivorax sp.:
GGTGTTCTGCAGACGCAGGCTCAGGGCCGGCGCCATATGGCCACGCAGGCCGGTGGCCTTGCCGCTGTCATCGGTGCTGCTGCGGTCGAAGGCGGTCACATCCGACAGCCACAGCCCTTTCAGAGGGCCAAACAGTGTGGGGTCGCCGGTCAGCTGCAGCTGCGGCAAACGCCGATAGGGCAGGTCTTCATCCGCCAGGGTGGGGTCGATGGTCTGCCAGGACTGCATCCGCCCCAGTACCTGCCAGGTGCGGCCGTAGTAGCGGGCTTCGGCCAGGCGTGGAAGGTGGGTTTGCGAGCTGATTTCCAGCCCGGTATCCAGATCCTTGAAGTAAAAGTCATCCGACACGTAATTGAAGTCGGTCTCCAGGGTCCAGCGGCCCACGCTGCCGTTGTGGGTCCAGCGGGCGACTTCACGGTCTTCGTTGTCGAACTTGCGGTCGTTGAACAGGATGCCGTAGCTGATGTCGCCCTCACCGTACGGGGTGAGATAGCGGAACTCGGAATCGATGCCGCTGCCCCGGCCGTCGATATAACGGGGGGCCAGGGTGGCATCCATCTGCGGATGAATATTGATGTAGACCGGCTGGGAAATATCCAGCCCGTTGGCGTCACCAATGCTGATGGTAGGGAACAGCAGGCCGGTCTTGCGGCGATCATCAATGGGGAAGGTGATCCAGGGCAGCCAGAATACCGGCGTGCTCTTGACCTTGAGGACCACATTCTCCGCTTCGCCCCAGCCCTTGTCCCGATCCAGGGAAATGCGCTTGCCATGGAGGGACCAGCCATTGGAACCCGGCGCACAGGTGGTGTAGCTGCCGTTGGTAATGGTGGTGGTGTTGCCCTGAATGGTGATGTAGTCGGCGCTGCCCCGGGAGGCAATATCGAACAGGGAATAGCGTACCCCCTGCAGGGTGCCTTCCCGGCGGCGGGTCTGGCCGCTCATGTTATCGGCAATAAAGGTGGCCTGGTCGCTTTCCAGGCGCATGCCGCTCTCCAGCTCGTATTTGCCGGTAGACTGGTCCAGCCGGGCGCTGTCAGTGGTGATCCGGCGGCCGGGCTGTTCGATCAGCACATCGCCATCCAGCGAGATCAGGCCATTCTGGGTCAGGGTGGAATGGTCGGCGGTCACCACGGTGTCGCTACCCTCGACGGGCAGGCCCACACTGGGGTTGTAATACATGCCGCCGCACCAATCCGGCACAACGCGTTGCTGTACCGGCGGGAACGTGGCCATCTCTTCGCGGTCTACCCAGTTCAGGTCGTTATCCGCGGTGCTGGCCCCGGCCAATAACAGCAGGGCGGGTAGTAGAATTCGTTGTGTGGGCAGTGGCATCAGCTGCTCAGAACAGGTAAAAAGGCCGTTTTGCACCGCGCGGGCGTCCCGTGCGGTAAAAGCGGCAGTGTAATGGAACAAGGAAGGCAATGCAGCCTGATAAAAGTAATTCTCACGTAGATCTGCGTAAGCAGACGTTGGACAAGTGGGTGAGCGCTCACCTTGGCGCTACCCTTGAGGGCGTCCCGGCCTCCGCCGACGCCAGTTTCCGCCGCTATTTTCGCTATGAGCACGCCGGGCAGACCCTGGTGGCCATGGATGCGCCGCCGGAGCAGGAAGACTGCCGGCCCTTTATTGATGTGGCCGCGCGCCTGCGAGAGGCCGGTGTTCATGTGCCAAAGATCATCGAACAGGATCTGGAACAGGGCTTCCTGTTGCTCACCGACATGGGCACCGAGACCTGGCTCACCGCCCTCTGCGAGGCCAATGCGGATGAATGGTATGCCGCGGCTATCGATACCCTGATCACCCAGCAGAAGCACGCCCGCACCGAGGGCCTGCCGGAGTACGACGAGGCCCTGCTGCAGCGGGAACTGGAACTGTTCCCCCAGTGGTACCTGTTCCGGCACAGGGAGAAGGTGGTCACCGGTGAGCTGCGCCAGCGGCTGGACAAGGTGTTTGACGTCCTGATCGAGTCGGCTCTGGCCCAGCCCAGGGTGTTCGTTCACCGGGACTACATGCCCCGCAACCTGATGGTGTCCGAGCCCAACCCGGGCGTGATCGATTTCCAGGATGCCGTGGCTGGCCCCATTACCTACGACGTGATCAGCCTGTTCAAGGATGCCTTCCTGAGCTGGCCGGAACAGCGGGTGGAAGGCTGGCTGCGCCAGTACCACCAAAAAGCTCAGGCCGCCGGCCTGCCGGTACCGGACGCCTTTGAAGACTTCCAGCGCGATTGCGACCTGATGGGCGCCCAGCGCCACATCAAGGTGATCGGCATCTTTGCCCGCATCTGTCATCGTGACGGCAAGCCCAAATACCTGGGGGATGTGCCGCGCTTCTTCGCCTACCTGCGTACCGTCATCGCCCGTCGACCGGAGCTGGCGGACCTGCAGTGGGTGCTGGACCAGATCGAGGACAACGAGTGAAGGCCATGATCCTGGCCGCCGGCTACGGCAAGCGCATGCGGCCGCTCACCGATCACACCCCCAAGCCCCTGCTGCAGGCGGGGGGCAAGGCGTTGATCGAATACCACATCGAGAGACTGCGCGATGCCGGTATCGATTCCCTGGTGATCAACAGCGGCTGGCTGGGTGACAAGCTGGCCGAGGCCCTGGGCGACGGCAGCCGCTACGGCATCCCCATCGCCTGGTCCCATGAAGGCACCCCGCTGGAAACCGCCGGCGGTATCAAGCGCGCCCTGCCGCTGCTGGGCGATGACCCCTTCCTGTTGGTCAACGGCGATATCTGGACCGATTTCGACTTCCAGCCGCTGCTGGCGGACCGCCCCGATCCCGTCCATCTGGTGCTGGTGAATAACCCCGAGCATCACCCCGCGGGCGATTTCCATCTGACAGAAGGGGGCCGGTTGCGCGATAATGCCGAGCCCAGACATACCTACGCCGGCATCGGCCGCTTTGATCCGGCCCTGTTTGCCGCGCTGCCGGAAGGCGAAGCCAAGCTGGCCCCGCTGCTGCGCGCCGCCATGGCGGAAGACGCCGCCAGCGGCGAGCATCACCAAGGCCAGTGGTGGGACATCGGCACCCCGGAACGTCTGGAGGAACTGGATCGGTTACTGACCCAACGCTGAAAACAAAATTTGTAGGAGCGGTCGTTGGACCGCGATTTCTGCCCGTGGCGCTTTCGCGGTGGAACCACCGCTCCTACAGACGCTGCTGCGCCAACTGCACTTTTGAGGATTTATCATGCCCAAGCAGGATTACCTGATCGCCCCCTCCATTCTGGCCGCCAACTTCGCTCGCCTGGGCGAAGAATGCGATAACGTACTGGCCGCCGGGGCAGACGTGATCCACTTCGACGTGATGGACAACCACTACGTGCCCAACCTCACCATCGGCCCCATGGTGTGCAAGGCCCTGCGCGACCACGGCATCACCGCTCCCATCGACGTGCACCTGATGGTCAGCCCGGTGGACGACCTGATCGGCATGTTCGCCGAAGCGGGCGCCAGCTACATCACCTTCCACCCGGAAGCCAGCCAGCACGTGGACCGCTCCCTGCAGCTGATCAAGAGCCACGGCTGTAAAGCCGGCCTGGTGCTCAACCCGGCCACCCGCCCGGACTGCCTGGAATACGTGATGGACAAGCTGGACATGATCCTGCTGATGAGCGTGAACCCCGGCTTCGGTGGCCAGAAGTTCATCCCGTCCACCCTCGACAAGACCCGCGCCGTGCGCCAGATGATTGACGCCAGCGGCTACGACATCCGCCTGGAAGTGGATGGCGGCGTTTCCGAAAAGAACATCCGCGAAGTGGCCGCCGCCGGCGCCGACACCTTCGTGGCCGGTTCCGCCATCTTCGGCAAAGACGACTACGCCACTGTCATCCAGCAAATGCGCGAAGAACTCGCCCAGGCCTGATGTGGGAGCTTGCCTGCAAGCGATTTCCTTCAGAATCTAAAAACCCAAAAATGGTTTACCACAGAGATCACTGAGGTTAAAGAAAGGGAGCGCCTTACGCCCGGCTGACGAAGCCGCTGTAGGAGCGCCACTTGAGGCGCGAAAGCGAGCCTTGGCGAGCAGAGGTTTTTCAAAATCCGTCCTTCGCTAGCGCTCTGGTTCGCGCCTCAAGTGGCGCTCCTACAAATGCCAGCTCCTCGTCGGAACCATCCCCATCGATTATTGCCAGACACAATAAGTCAGCAATCACCAACTCCCCATGCCCTTTGAACCGTTCTCCCACTCAAAACCCTCCGCAACAATGCTCCTCTGCATTGCGTTAAGCGCCTGCGCCACAAAACCCACTCCCCCCGTCCAGGAATCCGAACCCCCAAAAGACGACAACACCACCGCCGAACTTCTCACCTCCGACAACCTCCTCCTCAACAGTCTCCTGGCCCAAAAAGAAGACTGGCAAGGCGTCCCCTACCGCTACGGCGGCCTAAGCAC
Proteins encoded in this window:
- a CDS encoding phosphotransferase — translated: MQPDKSNSHVDLRKQTLDKWVSAHLGATLEGVPASADASFRRYFRYEHAGQTLVAMDAPPEQEDCRPFIDVAARLREAGVHVPKIIEQDLEQGFLLLTDMGTETWLTALCEANADEWYAAAIDTLITQQKHARTEGLPEYDEALLQRELELFPQWYLFRHREKVVTGELRQRLDKVFDVLIESALAQPRVFVHRDYMPRNLMVSEPNPGVIDFQDAVAGPITYDVISLFKDAFLSWPEQRVEGWLRQYHQKAQAAGLPVPDAFEDFQRDCDLMGAQRHIKVIGIFARICHRDGKPKYLGDVPRFFAYLRTVIARRPELADLQWVLDQIEDNE
- the rpe gene encoding ribulose-phosphate 3-epimerase; its protein translation is MPKQDYLIAPSILAANFARLGEECDNVLAAGADVIHFDVMDNHYVPNLTIGPMVCKALRDHGITAPIDVHLMVSPVDDLIGMFAEAGASYITFHPEASQHVDRSLQLIKSHGCKAGLVLNPATRPDCLEYVMDKLDMILLMSVNPGFGGQKFIPSTLDKTRAVRQMIDASGYDIRLEVDGGVSEKNIREVAAAGADTFVAGSAIFGKDDYATVIQQMREELAQA
- a CDS encoding LPS-assembly protein LptD; protein product: MPLPTQRILLPALLLLAGASTADNDLNWVDREEMATFPPVQQRVVPDWCGGMYYNPSVGLPVEGSDTVVTADHSTLTQNGLISLDGDVLIEQPGRRITTDSARLDQSTGKYELESGMRLESDQATFIADNMSGQTRRREGTLQGVRYSLFDIASRGSADYITIQGNTTTITNGSYTTCAPGSNGWSLHGKRISLDRDKGWGEAENVVLKVKSTPVFWLPWITFPIDDRRKTGLLFPTISIGDANGLDISQPVYINIHPQMDATLAPRYIDGRGSGIDSEFRYLTPYGEGDISYGILFNDRKFDNEDREVARWTHNGSVGRWTLETDFNYVSDDFYFKDLDTGLEISSQTHLPRLAEARYYGRTWQVLGRMQSWQTIDPTLADEDLPYRRLPQLQLTGDPTLFGPLKGLWLSDVTAFDRSSTDDSGKATGLRGHMAPALSLRLQNTWGYLEPRGRIYHTRYQLDDVPMGEEERPELTTWGASVDSGMIFERPGNWFGTSYTQTLEPRLFFNKVAYEDQSGLPNFDSRELTFSYNALFRENRFIGYDRIGDEEKIALGLTSRFLHDASGREQLRLRVAQGFYFDDRKVVTDDPLEDPTDDQTPLVGDARWNFASDWYLYTEAQWDLEENERERSNFQIGYNDRERRVFNVGYHDRPADDIQESEISAIVPVHRHWRVVGRWMYDLDNQRTLETMAGAEYRNCCWKLRLLSQRELTDEDGDGDLEGDSTIWLQIQMIGLGGFGGQVDSLLERSIPGYRREYE
- the murU gene encoding N-acetylmuramate alpha-1-phosphate uridylyltransferase MurU; amino-acid sequence: MKAMILAAGYGKRMRPLTDHTPKPLLQAGGKALIEYHIERLRDAGIDSLVINSGWLGDKLAEALGDGSRYGIPIAWSHEGTPLETAGGIKRALPLLGDDPFLLVNGDIWTDFDFQPLLADRPDPVHLVLVNNPEHHPAGDFHLTEGGRLRDNAEPRHTYAGIGRFDPALFAALPEGEAKLAPLLRAAMAEDAASGEHHQGQWWDIGTPERLEELDRLLTQR